The window GGTTGTATATTGGCCCCATTTAAAGCAGAAGAAAGGCTGCTGCTGCCGTTTGAACGGTTCCCATTGATATTGAACTGACCGGAGATGAGTTTAAGCGAGTCGATTTCATAACTTAACTGTGTGCCGAAATAGGCATTTTTATTATTTGATTTACCAAAACCCTCCTGTTGCAAATTTCCGGCAGATTCACCTGAACTTGTCCTGTTGTTGGAAAAACTGGTTTGCGGAGAATTATATATACTTGCCCCGCCAAATGCCGAAACACCAAATTTGCCCATTTTAGCGGTAAATGAACCGCCAACTCCCGGCCCGCCGGTTGGCCCGCTTTCATTTACATTCAGTGTTCCGTTATAGCCATCGTTCACTTTTTTATCGGTGATGATATTAATAATACCAGCCAGGCCTTCGGCATCGTATTTAGCCGGAGGTATGGTGATCACTTCAATTTTCCGGATGGTAGAAGCGGGCATGCTTCTGAGTATGGCAGTCAGGTTACCATTCACCATGGTCGAAGGTTTGCCATTAATGAGCACCTTATAACTGGAATTTCCTTTTAGCAAAATATTGTCGCTGCCATCTAACGAGATAAAGGGAATTTTATGCATCATGCCTAAAACGCTGCTTCCTTTGCTTTCCGGGTCAGCTTTCAGGTCATAAACAACCCTATCGGCCTTTTGATTAATGATGGGCCTGTCGGCAGTAATTGCCACCTCTTTTAACGAGGTAACTTGTGCTGCAAGGTAAATGTTGCCCAGGCTGGTGTTATCAGCCAGATCAACAGCAACAGCTTTTTGCCGATAGCCTACAGCCACAATGGTTATATGATAACGCATTTTTTGTAATGCCGAAAAAACAAACAGGCCGCTATCTTTTGTCACCATAGCCCGCACCGGCTCTCCCTTTTCGTCTTTTAACCTAACGGTGATGAATGACAACGGTTCATGACTAACAGAATCAATTATTTTACCGGATAAGCGATATGCTCCTGGTGCCGATTGCGCCAGCGTAGCTTTATTGAGCATTAATAATACACTGATAATTAATACTATGCAGATGGAATTAAGTTTAGTTTTCATTGTGATAAAAATTTTAATGGTAGAAAATATGGGATGTAGTTATCCATTAAGTGCTGTAAAGCGCTTTTAAAGGATGTAAAAAATTAATTGGATGTGTTAGCCGGGCCTATTGCTGCCTGCCTTTTTTTCGTTGAATGGCTAAATAATAGGTCAGGAAACCGGCGGCAATAAAGATTGTTTCGACGCCGTATGGCAGGGGCGAATCTTCGGCACTGTAAGGAATGTATTGCATTGTTACCAAACCTATACCGGCAAAAAACAGGATGATGCCCCACTTTAATGATTCGGTACCAAAGCCCGAGAGCTGTGCTAAAAATTTAACCGAGCTTTCATTCAGCGGACCGGCATCCAGTATCCTGTTCTTGAGCCTGTGATTAAACAGGGCAATAATCAAAACGGCTAATATGATGAAAAACACTATGAGGATGATAAAAGGAAGTAACTGTTTCATGATGTTGTTATTTTAAATGATTTGATACAGTAGTCAGCAAAATAAGATAATCGGTTGCAATTATTTTTTATTATTTTTTGCAACCGTTTTGCGCTACCGGCTGACTACTGTAATATGTTAAATGAAAGGGAAATTATATCCAGGATAATTAAGGGAGATTTCCGCGCCTTTGAGCTATTGGTAAAAGAATATGAAAAACTGGTATTCTTTGTAACTAACCGCATTGTACAGGATTTGCAGGATAAGGAGGATATTTGCCAGGAAGTTTTTATTAAGGTACACCATAGCCTGCCCAAATTTAAATTTGAGTCGAAGCTTTCTACCTGGATAGCCCGTATTGCTTATTTAACTGCCATCGATTATACAAAAAAATATAAAAAGGAACGGCAGAACGATTACCCGGAAAATTTAGACAACTATTACTTTACCAATGAAAACCCTGAGCAGGTTTTAACAAAAAAAAACATTTCCGAATATATTAACCAACTGATAGCACAAATGCCGCTGGCCTACCGAACAGTACTAACATTGTACCACTTGAATGAATTTTCGGTACAGGAGATTGAGCAGATTACCGGTACGCCCGAAGGTACTATAAAGAGCAATTTGTTCAGGGCTCGAAAACTGTTGAAGGAAAAAATAGAAAAAGACACCAAAAATGAGCCATTATGAAAGAGCTAAATGACGAAGAAATACAGCGATTGCTGGAAGGCGACCTAAATTTACCCGGCCATTCGCTATCGGCAGATGAGCAAACAAACCTGGGGCAGTACCAGCTGCTGTTTGAAAAACTTAAAGAAGAACCCAAAGAGGGCTTACCCTATAATTTTGCTTCAAAAGTTAAAGCACGTTTACAGGCACAAATCAACCGGAAAAAAGACATTCGATTTTATTTGGTGTCTTTAGTTGTATTGGCAACCGGTTTCGCGGCATTTTATGAATTGCTGGCATTTGTTAATACCAACGCGAGCAACCAGCTTTTTGCAGTTGCCTTTAAATTTAAATGGATTGTTATTTTAGGTGCAATACTGTTTTTAGGAATACTGTTTGGCGATCAAAAACTGGTAAAAGAAAAAATCATAAAAAACTAAAAGCAATAATCCATTCCAGGTTCACAACACCATTGTGCCGATTGGGGTAATGTGCCGTTTTTTTTGCCCCTTGCTTACTGGTCGTTATATAGCCTGAATGAAAAATACCGGATCTGATGTAGTATAACAGGACAATAGCGCGTTAAATCCTGTCGCAATACACCCCGTAAATTGTCCCGGATGCCTATGCCCGTGCAGCAAAAAATCATTTAATTTTGAGATAGTTAAGTAGCTACCATTAAAACAATTAGTGCTTAAAATTTTAAATTATATCAACACCAAAACCATTTACCTATGTTACCCATCAAACCACACCTCTGGTTCGACCAGGATGCAAAGCAAGCGGCTGAATTTTACGCATCGTTCATGCCCGATTCGGCCGTCAATTATGCCAATCACTTCCCGATGCCTGGTGGCGAATGT is drawn from Mucilaginibacter ginsenosidivorax and contains these coding sequences:
- a CDS encoding RNA polymerase sigma factor, coding for MLNEREIISRIIKGDFRAFELLVKEYEKLVFFVTNRIVQDLQDKEDICQEVFIKVHHSLPKFKFESKLSTWIARIAYLTAIDYTKKYKKERQNDYPENLDNYYFTNENPEQVLTKKNISEYINQLIAQMPLAYRTVLTLYHLNEFSVQEIEQITGTPEGTIKSNLFRARKLLKEKIEKDTKNEPL